The nucleotide sequence AGCAGCGACGTTGGCTATCATGGTCCTCATCTACTCGGGAGTAGCGAACCTCGACCTCGTCTCGGTCGAGGCGGCCGAATTTCTCCCGCTGGTAGGGGTCACGCTGTTGCTTCTGAGCGGCGGGCTGTTCCTCTCGGTTCTCGTCGGGTACGGGGTGAGACTGGAGTACGCGACGATGGTGCCGCTGTTCTTCACGAGCACGCTGAAGAACCTCGGAATCGCGCTGTTCATCTCGTTTTCCTACCCAGCCTCGATGACCGTCGCTGCGATCGTGACCTACTACGTCGCCCAACAACTGCTCAGCGCCGCCATTGCGGACCTCGCCCCAACGAGTTCGGTGACTCGAACGGACGAGAGGAGGCGGCCGCGGTGACGGTGTTCGGTGTTGCGAGAATTGGCACGTCCCGAACCTATATGTACTGCATCGGATAACCGATTCAATCGAGGAACCTATGCGAAAAGTACGATTTGTCGACCAGTCGGGAGCGGTTCGAGAGGGAGAATGGAACGACGACGAGATCGAGTTCGGCGGTGAGACGTACGACCCCGAAGCGGTCGACGTGCTACCGCCGTGCGAACCGTCGAAGATCGTCTGCGTCGCCGCGAACTACATAGAGCACATCAAAGAGGCCGGGCGGAGTATCCCCGAGGATCTGCCGCCGCGACCCGGTTTCTTCCTCAAGGGACCGAACGCGGTCGCGGGACACGGCGACACCGTGACGCTCCCGACGCCGGCGGCGACCGAGGAGGAGATGGCCGGTCGAGAGAAGGGCGACATCGAACTCGGACAGGGCCGAATGGACTACGAGGCGGAGTTCGGCGTCGTCATCGGCGAGCAGTGTCGAAACGTCTCGGAGGACGACTACATGGACGTCGTCGCGGGGTACACGTGCCTCAACGACATCTCCAACCGCGACGACCAGGACCTCGAACGGAACTGGGTCCGGGGGAAGGCGTTCGACGGCTCCGCGCCGATCGGCCCCGTTCTCGCGACGCCGGACGAAGTGCCGGAAGAACCGCGTGTACGTCTCTGGTTGAACGGTGAGAAGCGCCAGGACTCCGACGACGACG is from Haloprofundus halophilus and encodes:
- a CDS encoding fumarylacetoacetate hydrolase family protein, whose translation is MRKVRFVDQSGAVREGEWNDDEIEFGGETYDPEAVDVLPPCEPSKIVCVAANYIEHIKEAGRSIPEDLPPRPGFFLKGPNAVAGHGDTVTLPTPAATEEEMAGREKGDIELGQGRMDYEAEFGVVIGEQCRNVSEDDYMDVVAGYTCLNDISNRDDQDLERNWVRGKAFDGSAPIGPVLATPDEVPEEPRVRLWLNGEKRQDSDDDELVFPVSKAISDVTRFLTLEPGDIVAMGTTVGVGPLSDGDHVEIEVEGVGRLEHYVEA